A stretch of Aeromicrobium tamlense DNA encodes these proteins:
- a CDS encoding CueP family metal-binding protein — protein sequence MTARRRGVLVLLVACLLAIAACSGGGDEKADGAEEAFLARYDLDGLSATEVIDRLDAMPVQERPEGLTASVRPDVVVLGDGRREVELPMPRDEVYVSVAPYRRDTHECHFHSLTTCVGELANTPLRVELTATDGEVVLSETRSTFDNGFVGLWVPRGIRGTLTVEHEGSRGTVPVSTQGDQDATCVTTLRLT from the coding sequence GTGACCGCGCGGCGGCGAGGCGTCCTCGTCCTGCTGGTCGCGTGCCTCCTCGCGATCGCCGCGTGCTCGGGCGGCGGCGACGAGAAGGCCGACGGCGCCGAGGAGGCGTTCCTGGCCCGGTACGACCTGGACGGGCTCTCCGCGACGGAGGTGATCGACCGCCTCGACGCGATGCCCGTGCAGGAGCGACCGGAGGGCCTCACGGCCTCGGTGCGCCCTGACGTCGTCGTGCTCGGCGACGGCCGACGGGAGGTGGAGCTGCCGATGCCGCGGGACGAGGTCTACGTGTCGGTCGCCCCCTACCGCCGGGACACGCACGAGTGTCACTTCCACAGCCTCACCACGTGCGTGGGCGAGCTCGCGAACACCCCGCTGCGCGTCGAGCTCACGGCGACGGACGGCGAGGTCGTGCTCAGCGAGACGCGGTCGACGTTCGACAACGGCTTCGTCGGTCTGTGGGTGCCGCGGGGGATCCGCGGGACGCTCACGGTGGAGCACGAGGGCAGCCGGGGGACCGTGCCGGTGTCGACGCAGGGCGACCAGGACGCCACCTGTGTCACGACGCTCCGGCTGACCTGA
- a CDS encoding M23 family metallopeptidase, protein MGKTGAWRRVVSSLFPLWAWLFLLGIAAGLLLDVPIGLSSLVVLVSFALCLVRPPKQDHREPLQVASPVRGTWTVVHSPASSVPSHGVRGYGQSHAVDLIHPRPEGTKAEYPVFGGFERPEEFSSFGEPIHAVADGTVVRVVDGRRDHLSRTSWLAFAYMMVIDGLRDLGGPGAVIGNRVVVDHGDGTYALYAHVRRGTATVRVGDRVAAGDVLGQVGNSGNTSEPHLHFQLMDRAQPLRAAGLPLRFGDIAQTPGAVDRGWTTKEPETEIEPGMPANFQVFQA, encoded by the coding sequence ATGGGCAAGACCGGAGCGTGGCGTCGCGTCGTCAGCAGTCTGTTCCCGCTCTGGGCCTGGCTGTTCCTGCTGGGCATCGCGGCGGGTCTGCTGCTCGACGTCCCCATCGGGCTGTCGAGCCTGGTCGTGCTCGTGTCGTTCGCGCTGTGCCTCGTGCGGCCACCGAAGCAGGACCACCGTGAGCCCCTGCAGGTGGCCAGTCCCGTCCGCGGCACATGGACCGTGGTGCACAGTCCGGCGTCGTCGGTGCCCAGTCACGGGGTCCGGGGCTACGGCCAGTCCCATGCCGTCGACCTGATCCATCCGCGCCCCGAGGGGACGAAGGCCGAGTACCCCGTGTTCGGCGGCTTCGAGAGGCCCGAGGAGTTCAGCTCGTTCGGCGAGCCGATCCACGCCGTCGCCGACGGCACCGTGGTGAGGGTCGTCGACGGCCGCCGCGACCACCTGTCGCGCACCTCGTGGCTCGCCTTCGCGTACATGATGGTGATCGACGGCCTGCGCGACCTCGGCGGACCCGGCGCGGTGATCGGCAACCGCGTGGTCGTCGACCACGGCGACGGGACCTACGCCCTCTACGCGCACGTGAGGCGGGGCACCGCGACGGTGCGCGTCGGCGACCGGGTCGCCGCGGGCGACGTGCTGGGACAGGTGGGCAACTCGGGCAACACGTCCGAGCCCCACCTGCACTTCCAGCTGATGGACCGCGCGCAGCCGCTGCGGGCGGCCGGACTCCCGTTGAGGTTCGGCGACATCGCCCAGACGCCCGGCGCGGTCGACCGCGGGTGGACCACGAAGGAGCCCGAGACCGAGATCGAGCCGGGCATGCCGGCGAACTTCCAGGTCTTCCAGGCCTGA
- the aceE gene encoding pyruvate dehydrogenase (acetyl-transferring), homodimeric type, translating to MASSGPDRPIIHGGMPTQLPDVDPDETQDWLRSLDQMVDERGRDRARYVMLRMLERSRERAVGMPALRSTDFINTIPPEREPEFPGDEDIERRIRSYIRWNAAVMVSRANRPGLGVGGHIATYQSAASLYEVGFNHFFRGKEHPGGGDQIYYQGHAAPGIYARSFLEGRFDESALNNFRQEKSQGEGKGLPSYPHPRLMSDYWEFPTVSMGLAAINSIYQARFNRYLENRGIKDTSEQHVWTFLGDGEMGEPESLGAIGLAAREQLDNLTFVVNCNLQQLDGPVRGNGKVIQELESFFLGAGWNVIKVVWGREWDDLLARDTTGALVNQMNRVPDGEFQTLSIETGAYNREHFFGPDPELAKIVEHLSDEDIEKLPRGGHDYRKVYAAFESARKHKGQPTVILAHTIKGWLLESFMARNATHQMKKLTNDDLKTFRDRLRIPITDEQIDSPDGAPYYHPGADHEDIRYMLERRRELGGSLPSRIVRAKPLTLPEEGAYADLRKGSGKQQIATTMAFVRLLREFMKDKQIGQRIVPIAPDEYRTFGMDSMFPSAKIYSPHGQTYESVDRKLLLAYKESEQGQLLHEGISEAGAAASAIAAGSAYATHGEPMIPVYLFYSMFGFQRTGDSFWAMADQLSRGFLVGATAGRTTLTGEGLQHADGHSPLIARTNPAVVHYDPAYAFEIAHIMRDGLRRMYGDSDHGGSSFGEDVIYYLTVYNEPINQPAEPEGVDVEGILKGAHRYAASPIEGDAPARILASGVSVPWALQAQATLAEEYGVAAEVWSVTSWNELAREAEAAERWNFNHLAEEPRTPWITTKLGEGGPTIAVSDYMRAVPDQISRWVPGTWTSLGADGFGFADTRAGARRYFQIDAESIVVAVLASLGREGRIDAKVAQEAFDSLRIDDPTAVAGVKQEGADA from the coding sequence ATGGCCTCATCCGGCCCCGACCGCCCCATCATCCACGGCGGCATGCCCACACAGCTGCCCGACGTGGATCCCGACGAGACGCAGGACTGGCTCCGCTCACTCGACCAGATGGTCGACGAGCGAGGACGCGACCGCGCCCGCTACGTCATGCTGCGCATGCTCGAGAGGTCCCGTGAGCGGGCCGTCGGCATGCCGGCGCTGCGCAGCACCGACTTCATCAACACCATCCCGCCCGAGCGCGAGCCGGAGTTCCCCGGCGACGAGGACATCGAGCGACGCATCCGCTCGTACATCCGCTGGAACGCCGCGGTCATGGTGTCGCGGGCGAACCGCCCCGGCCTCGGCGTGGGCGGCCACATCGCCACCTACCAGTCGGCGGCCAGCCTCTACGAGGTCGGCTTCAACCACTTCTTCCGCGGCAAGGAGCACCCCGGCGGCGGCGACCAGATCTACTACCAGGGCCACGCCGCGCCCGGCATCTACGCCCGCTCCTTCCTCGAGGGCCGCTTCGACGAGTCCGCCCTCAACAACTTCCGCCAGGAGAAGTCCCAGGGCGAGGGCAAGGGCCTCCCGTCCTACCCGCACCCGCGCCTCATGAGCGACTACTGGGAGTTCCCCACGGTCTCGATGGGCCTCGCGGCGATCAACTCGATCTACCAGGCGCGCTTCAACCGCTACCTGGAGAACCGCGGCATCAAGGACACCAGCGAGCAGCACGTCTGGACGTTCCTGGGCGACGGCGAGATGGGCGAGCCCGAGTCCCTCGGCGCGATCGGCCTGGCCGCCCGCGAGCAGCTCGACAACCTCACGTTCGTCGTCAACTGCAACCTGCAGCAGCTCGACGGCCCGGTCCGCGGCAACGGCAAGGTCATCCAGGAGCTCGAGTCCTTCTTCCTGGGCGCCGGCTGGAACGTCATCAAGGTCGTGTGGGGACGCGAGTGGGACGACCTGCTCGCCCGCGACACCACGGGCGCGCTCGTCAACCAGATGAACCGCGTGCCCGACGGCGAGTTCCAGACCCTCTCGATCGAGACGGGCGCGTACAACCGCGAGCACTTCTTCGGTCCCGACCCGGAGCTGGCCAAGATCGTGGAGCACCTCTCGGACGAGGACATCGAGAAGCTCCCGCGCGGCGGTCACGACTACCGCAAGGTCTACGCCGCGTTCGAGTCGGCCCGCAAGCACAAGGGCCAGCCGACCGTGATCCTGGCCCACACCATCAAGGGCTGGCTGCTCGAGTCGTTCATGGCGCGCAACGCGACGCACCAGATGAAGAAGCTGACGAACGACGACCTGAAGACCTTCCGCGACCGGCTGCGGATCCCGATCACCGACGAGCAGATCGACTCCCCCGACGGCGCCCCGTACTACCACCCGGGCGCCGACCACGAGGACATCCGGTACATGCTCGAGCGCCGACGCGAGCTCGGCGGCTCGCTGCCGTCGCGCATCGTGCGGGCCAAGCCGCTCACGCTGCCCGAGGAGGGCGCGTACGCCGACCTGCGCAAGGGCTCGGGCAAGCAGCAGATCGCCACGACGATGGCGTTCGTGCGGCTGCTGCGCGAGTTCATGAAGGACAAGCAGATCGGCCAGCGGATCGTCCCCATCGCGCCGGACGAGTACCGCACGTTCGGCATGGACTCGATGTTCCCGTCGGCGAAGATCTACAGCCCGCACGGCCAGACCTACGAGTCTGTCGACCGCAAGCTGCTGCTGGCGTACAAGGAGAGCGAGCAGGGCCAGCTCCTGCACGAGGGCATCAGCGAGGCCGGCGCGGCCGCTTCGGCGATCGCGGCCGGCAGCGCGTACGCGACGCACGGCGAGCCGATGATCCCGGTCTACCTCTTCTACTCGATGTTCGGCTTCCAGCGCACGGGTGACTCGTTCTGGGCGATGGCCGACCAGCTCTCGCGCGGCTTCCTCGTGGGCGCCACGGCGGGTCGCACGACGCTCACCGGCGAGGGCCTGCAGCACGCCGACGGCCACTCCCCGCTCATCGCGCGCACGAACCCGGCGGTCGTCCACTACGACCCCGCGTACGCGTTCGAGATCGCGCACATCATGCGCGACGGCCTGCGCCGGATGTACGGCGACTCCGACCACGGCGGCAGCAGCTTCGGCGAGGACGTCATCTACTACCTGACGGTCTACAACGAGCCGATCAACCAGCCGGCCGAGCCCGAGGGCGTCGACGTGGAGGGCATCCTCAAGGGCGCCCACCGCTACGCCGCGTCGCCGATCGAGGGCGACGCCCCCGCGCGCATCCTCGCCTCGGGCGTCTCGGTGCCGTGGGCGCTGCAGGCCCAGGCCACGCTGGCCGAGGAGTACGGCGTCGCCGCCGAGGTCTGGTCGGTCACGTCCTGGAACGAGCTGGCCCGCGAGGCCGAGGCCGCGGAGCGGTGGAACTTCAACCACCTCGCCGAGGAGCCCCGGACGCCGTGGATCACGACGAAGCTCGGCGAGGGCGGCCCCACGATCGCCGTCAGCGACTACATGCGCGCCGTTCCCGACCAGATCTCGCGCTGGGTGCCCGGCACGTGGACCTCGCTGGGCGCCGACGGCTTCGGCTTCGCCGACACCCGCGCGGGTGCCCGCCGCTACTTCCAGATCGACGCCGAGTCGATCGTGGTGGCGGTGCTGGCGTCGCTCGGACGCGAGGGTCGGATCGACGCCAAGGTCGCGCAGGAGGCGTTCGACTCGCTGCGGATCGACGATCCCACCGCCGTTGCAGGCGTGAAGCAGGAGGGCGCCGACGCCTGA
- a CDS encoding TfoX/Sxy family protein: MTETPQEALARRVRHQLAGRVTREVTMFGGLSFMVDEALTVAARRDGSLLVRVDPATRAEALARPGAEPAAMRNGRVMGDGWLSVRSEGLATDDQLRSWLDVALAAAGR, translated from the coding sequence ATGACCGAGACGCCGCAGGAGGCGCTGGCGCGCCGGGTCCGTCACCAGCTCGCGGGACGGGTGACGCGCGAGGTCACGATGTTCGGCGGGCTGTCGTTCATGGTGGACGAGGCGCTCACGGTGGCCGCACGTCGCGACGGGAGCCTGCTGGTGCGGGTCGACCCGGCGACGCGGGCGGAGGCGCTCGCCCGGCCCGGCGCGGAGCCGGCCGCGATGCGGAACGGACGGGTGATGGGCGACGGCTGGCTCTCGGTCCGGTCCGAGGGGCTCGCGACCGACGACCAGCTGCGGTCCTGGCTGGACGTCGCGCTGGCCGCCGCGGGCCGCTGA
- a CDS encoding Nif3-like dinuclear metal center hexameric protein, translated as MPSLRDVIAVLDGLYDPRWADDWDAVGTVAGDPDAEVSSILFAVDPVQAVVDEAVERGAQLVVTHHPLYLKGVTSVAATTPKGRVVHTLIANGIALHTCHTNADCAPRGVSESMALALDLTDVRPLETDAEPPLDKWVVYVPRDDAARVVGAMHDAGAGRLGDYDRAQFQSPGRGSFRPLDGADPAIGSVGEVEWVEETRVEVVADRGIREAVRAAMIDAHPYEETAYDLWPLAARPSERGSGRIGRLPQPMTLGEFAEHVRTSLPAHAGATRIAGDLDRRVETVALCGGSGDFLLGAAQAAGADVYVTSDLRHHPVSEHLERPGACAVVDVPHWAAEWTWLPTVAAAVREELGDTVKTHVSTIGTDPWSRTLS; from the coding sequence ATGCCATCGCTGCGTGACGTCATCGCCGTCCTGGACGGCCTCTACGACCCCCGGTGGGCCGACGACTGGGACGCCGTGGGCACGGTCGCGGGAGACCCCGACGCAGAGGTCTCCTCGATCCTGTTCGCCGTCGACCCGGTCCAGGCCGTCGTCGACGAGGCGGTCGAGCGGGGCGCCCAGCTCGTCGTCACGCACCATCCGCTGTACCTCAAGGGCGTCACGTCGGTGGCCGCGACCACGCCGAAGGGACGGGTCGTGCACACGCTCATCGCGAACGGGATCGCGCTGCACACGTGCCACACGAACGCCGACTGCGCGCCGCGCGGCGTCAGCGAGTCGATGGCCCTCGCACTCGACCTCACCGACGTGCGGCCGCTCGAGACCGACGCGGAGCCGCCACTCGACAAGTGGGTCGTCTACGTGCCGCGTGACGATGCCGCTCGCGTCGTCGGCGCGATGCACGACGCGGGCGCGGGTCGTCTCGGCGACTACGACCGGGCGCAGTTCCAGAGCCCCGGTCGCGGCTCGTTCCGCCCCCTCGACGGCGCCGACCCGGCCATCGGGTCGGTGGGGGAGGTCGAGTGGGTCGAGGAGACCCGCGTCGAGGTCGTCGCCGACCGTGGGATCCGCGAGGCGGTGCGTGCCGCGATGATCGACGCCCACCCGTACGAGGAGACGGCCTACGACCTCTGGCCGCTCGCCGCGCGACCGAGCGAGCGCGGCTCGGGTCGCATCGGTCGCCTGCCGCAGCCGATGACGCTGGGCGAGTTCGCGGAGCACGTCCGGACCAGCCTCCCGGCGCACGCGGGCGCCACGCGCATCGCCGGCGACCTCGACCGGCGCGTCGAGACCGTGGCCCTGTGCGGCGGCTCGGGCGACTTCCTGCTGGGCGCGGCGCAGGCCGCCGGAGCCGACGTCTACGTCACGTCCGACCTGCGCCACCACCCCGTCAGTGAGCACCTCGAGCGCCCCGGTGCGTGTGCCGTCGTCGACGTGCCGCACTGGGCCGCCGAGTGGACCTGGCTGCCGACCGTGGCGGCGGCCGTCCGCGAGGAGTTGGGCGATACGGTGAAGACCCACGTCTCCACGATCGGCACCGATCCCTGGAGCCGGACATTGTCATGA
- a CDS encoding DUF3052 domain-containing protein: MDAGKLGFEPDSVIQELGWDEDTDAEFRSAIESHTGSELVDGDIGEVVDGVILWWREEDGDLTDALVDATQDVAEGGFVWLLTPKVGHEGHVSGADIGEAAPIAGLSITTTSAVGPNWVATKLSTHKR; the protein is encoded by the coding sequence GTGGACGCGGGGAAGCTGGGCTTCGAACCTGACTCCGTCATCCAGGAGCTCGGCTGGGACGAGGACACCGACGCGGAGTTCCGCTCCGCCATCGAGTCCCACACGGGCAGCGAGCTGGTGGACGGCGACATCGGCGAGGTCGTCGATGGCGTGATCCTGTGGTGGCGCGAGGAGGACGGCGATCTGACCGACGCCCTCGTCGACGCGACGCAGGATGTGGCCGAAGGCGGATTCGTCTGGCTCCTGACCCCCAAGGTCGGTCACGAGGGACACGTCTCGGGCGCCGACATCGGTGAGGCCGCCCCCATCGCGGGCCTGTCGATCACCACGACGTCCGCCGTCGGCCCGAACTGGGTCGCCACCAAGCTCTCCACGCACAAGAGGTGA
- a CDS encoding DUF6153 family protein: MSVEAVRSRGRIRFVLLGGLLVAGVIVGLLGMHTLNLHGTPAAQAPAVAHAAHDVGEHLAADAVVPAAESPASCVECAVGGHLGMAMACVLALLLVLLVLALPRLLPSWLHRSWTVPARLDIALPVLSRAPSLQALCISRT; the protein is encoded by the coding sequence ATGTCCGTGGAGGCGGTGAGGAGCCGGGGTCGCATCCGGTTCGTGTTGCTGGGTGGACTGCTCGTCGCGGGTGTGATCGTCGGCCTGCTGGGCATGCACACGCTCAACCTCCACGGGACCCCCGCCGCGCAGGCTCCCGCCGTCGCGCACGCCGCGCACGACGTGGGGGAGCACCTCGCGGCCGACGCCGTCGTGCCGGCGGCCGAGAGCCCGGCGAGCTGCGTCGAGTGCGCCGTCGGCGGTCACCTGGGCATGGCCATGGCCTGCGTCCTGGCGCTCCTGCTCGTCCTGCTGGTCCTCGCGCTCCCGCGGCTGCTCCCGTCATGGCTCCATCGCTCGTGGACCGTGCCCGCGCGGCTCGACATCGCGCTCCCCGTCCTGTCCCGAGCACCCTCGCTCCAGGCCCTCTGCATCAGCCGAACGTGA
- a CDS encoding HEAT repeat domain-containing protein translates to MTDVSQWREDLAGLGPTEWPEYVETRSGLPGPRANLALVGVVAERADPAAVEALLADGREYPAMCAAAAVARRSSDASVEVTARALAADERWRVREGVALGLQLLGDTDPHAWRSIASRWVDDPSPLVQRAAVAAICEPRLLRTSETAAAAVDVCARATRHLAALPAEAARRPDARTLRQALGYGWSVAVAADPGVGLGAFLALDTELPDVAWIVRENRRKKRLSTLL, encoded by the coding sequence GTGACCGACGTGAGCCAGTGGCGCGAGGACCTCGCAGGACTCGGTCCGACGGAGTGGCCGGAGTACGTGGAGACGCGCTCGGGGCTGCCCGGCCCCCGCGCGAACCTCGCGCTCGTGGGGGTCGTGGCCGAGCGTGCCGACCCCGCCGCCGTCGAGGCGCTGCTCGCCGACGGGCGCGAGTACCCGGCCATGTGCGCGGCCGCCGCGGTGGCGCGGCGGTCGTCCGACGCATCGGTCGAGGTCACGGCTCGTGCGCTCGCCGCCGACGAGCGCTGGCGCGTGCGCGAGGGCGTGGCGCTCGGGCTCCAGCTCCTCGGCGACACCGACCCGCACGCGTGGCGCTCCATCGCGTCTCGCTGGGTCGACGACCCCAGTCCCCTCGTCCAGCGCGCCGCGGTCGCCGCGATCTGCGAGCCCCGCCTGCTGCGCACGAGCGAGACCGCTGCCGCCGCCGTCGACGTCTGCGCGCGGGCGACCCGTCACCTCGCGGCACTCCCGGCAGAGGCGGCCCGCCGGCCCGACGCCCGGACCCTGCGCCAGGCGCTGGGCTACGGCTGGAGCGTGGCGGTGGCGGCCGATCCCGGTGTGGGTCTCGGCGCGTTCCTCGCCCTCGACACCGAGCTGCCGGACGTCGCGTGGATCGTCCGGGAGAACCGCCGCAAGAAGCGGCTGTCGACGCTCCTGTAG
- a CDS encoding peroxiredoxin: protein MSIEIGSPAPDFTLKNQHGEDVTLSSLRGRNVVVLFYPFAFSGICTGELCEIRDNLAIFNDVDAEVLAISCDHMFSLRAYAEQDGYEFSLLSDFWPHGAVSKAYGIFQEKAGAAARGTYLIDREGIVRWKVENGIGEARDLSAYREALASLG, encoded by the coding sequence GTGAGCATCGAGATCGGGTCGCCCGCACCGGACTTCACCCTCAAGAACCAGCACGGCGAGGACGTCACGCTGTCGAGTCTGCGTGGCCGCAACGTGGTCGTGCTGTTCTACCCCTTCGCGTTCAGCGGGATCTGCACCGGCGAGCTGTGCGAGATCCGCGACAACCTCGCGATCTTCAACGACGTCGACGCCGAGGTCCTGGCGATCTCGTGCGACCACATGTTCAGCCTGCGCGCCTACGCCGAGCAGGACGGGTACGAGTTCAGCCTGCTGAGCGACTTCTGGCCGCACGGCGCCGTCTCGAAGGCCTACGGCATCTTCCAGGAGAAGGCCGGTGCCGCTGCCCGAGGCACCTACCTGATCGATCGCGAGGGGATCGTGCGCTGGAAGGTGGAGAACGGAATCGGCGAGGCTCGTGATCTCTCTGCTTACCGTGAGGCACTTGCGTCACTGGGGTAA
- a CDS encoding RecQ family ATP-dependent DNA helicase — protein MTSIATTTADEALERLRALTGRPDATFHEGQLEAIAALVDQQRRALVVQRTGWGKSAVYFVATALLRARGAGPTVLVSPLLALMRDQVAAAERAGVRAAAINSATVEEWDDIESRLANDTIDVLLVSPERLNNPTFREQQLPRLLDRMGLLVVDEAHCISDWGHDFRPDYRRLAHVIESLGSHVPVLATTATANARVVADVAEQLGGDVLTLRGSLARDSLRLGSLTLPTAKQRLGWLVAHLGDLTGSGIIYALTVSAAEDTARLLREAGYEVRAYTGRTDPSEREELEQALKDNRVKALVATSALGMGFDKPDLGFVVHLGAPSSPVAYYQQVGRAGRATDRADVLLLPGTEDREIWRYFATASMPDPERAERVIGQLGSEPISTPALEALVDVKRTQLELLLKVLDVDGAVRKVRGGWIATGQPWTYDAERYQRIAAAREHEQQAMLTYERGETCRMELLQRDLDDPSATRCGRCDVCTGSWYPTDVPEATVGRATEALDRVGVPIEPRGQWPTGADRRGVDVKGRIAVDERAETGRVIARLTDLGWGGALRELFAAGAPDQPIPEALVGAAVRALRDWPWEQRPVAVVAMPSVTRPTLVSSAAETISRLGRMPLLGTLDLDPHVPRAETGGNSAFRLASVWGRFAVGADLAARLRGVDGPVLLVDDLVDSRWTVTVAARELRRAGAPAVLPFALATVA, from the coding sequence ATGACGTCGATCGCCACGACCACGGCCGATGAGGCCCTCGAACGACTGCGCGCCCTCACCGGGCGCCCCGACGCGACCTTCCACGAGGGCCAGCTCGAGGCGATCGCCGCGCTGGTCGACCAGCAGCGTCGCGCGCTCGTCGTCCAGCGCACGGGCTGGGGCAAGTCGGCGGTCTACTTCGTGGCCACGGCGCTGCTGCGCGCGCGGGGCGCCGGGCCCACGGTGCTGGTGTCGCCGCTGCTGGCGCTGATGCGCGACCAGGTCGCCGCGGCCGAGCGTGCGGGCGTCCGCGCCGCGGCCATCAACTCGGCCACCGTCGAGGAGTGGGACGACATCGAGTCGCGCCTGGCGAACGACACGATCGACGTGCTGCTCGTCTCGCCCGAGCGGCTGAACAACCCCACCTTCCGCGAGCAGCAGCTGCCGCGGCTGCTTGACCGGATGGGCCTGCTCGTGGTCGACGAGGCGCATTGCATCTCCGACTGGGGCCATGACTTCCGGCCCGACTACCGTCGGTTGGCCCACGTGATCGAGTCCCTCGGCTCGCACGTGCCGGTGCTGGCCACCACGGCCACGGCGAACGCGCGGGTCGTGGCCGACGTCGCCGAGCAGCTGGGCGGCGACGTGCTCACGCTGCGCGGCTCCCTCGCGCGTGACTCGCTGCGGCTCGGCTCGCTCACCCTGCCCACCGCCAAGCAGCGGCTCGGCTGGCTCGTGGCGCACCTGGGCGACCTCACCGGCAGCGGGATCATCTATGCGCTCACGGTCTCCGCGGCCGAGGACACCGCGCGGCTCCTGCGCGAGGCCGGCTACGAGGTGCGCGCCTACACCGGTCGCACCGATCCGTCCGAGCGCGAGGAGCTCGAGCAGGCGCTCAAGGACAACCGCGTGAAGGCGCTCGTGGCCACCAGCGCGCTCGGGATGGGCTTCGACAAGCCCGACCTCGGCTTCGTCGTCCACCTCGGCGCCCCGTCGTCGCCCGTGGCGTACTACCAGCAGGTCGGCCGCGCCGGCCGCGCCACCGACCGCGCCGACGTGCTGCTGCTCCCGGGCACCGAGGACCGCGAGATCTGGCGCTACTTCGCCACGGCCTCGATGCCCGACCCCGAGCGGGCCGAGCGCGTCATCGGCCAGCTCGGGTCCGAGCCGATCTCCACGCCCGCGCTGGAGGCCCTCGTCGACGTCAAGCGCACCCAGCTCGAGCTGCTGCTGAAGGTGCTCGACGTGGACGGCGCCGTGCGCAAGGTGCGCGGTGGCTGGATCGCCACCGGACAGCCCTGGACCTACGACGCCGAGCGCTACCAGCGGATCGCCGCGGCCCGCGAGCACGAGCAGCAGGCGATGCTCACGTACGAGCGCGGCGAGACGTGCCGGATGGAGCTGCTCCAGCGCGACCTCGACGACCCGTCCGCGACCCGGTGCGGCCGGTGCGACGTGTGCACCGGCTCTTGGTACCCGACGGACGTCCCCGAGGCCACCGTCGGGCGAGCCACCGAGGCGCTCGACCGGGTCGGCGTCCCGATCGAGCCGCGGGGCCAGTGGCCCACCGGGGCCGACCGCCGCGGCGTCGACGTCAAGGGCCGGATCGCGGTCGACGAGCGCGCCGAGACGGGTCGCGTCATCGCGCGACTCACCGACCTCGGCTGGGGTGGTGCGCTGCGCGAGCTGTTCGCCGCGGGCGCGCCCGACCAGCCGATCCCCGAGGCGCTCGTCGGCGCCGCCGTCCGCGCGTTGCGCGACTGGCCGTGGGAGCAGCGACCCGTCGCCGTCGTCGCGATGCCCTCCGTCACGCGTCCGACCCTCGTGTCGTCCGCGGCCGAGACGATCTCGCGGCTCGGGCGGATGCCGCTGCTGGGCACGCTCGACCTCGACCCCCACGTCCCGCGTGCGGAGACCGGTGGCAACAGCGCCTTCCGGCTGGCGTCGGTGTGGGGACGGTTCGCGGTCGGCGCCGACCTGGCCGCGCGCCTGCGCGGGGTGGACGGACCGGTCCTGCTCGTCGACGACCTCGTCGACAGCCGGTGGACGGTGACGGTCGCGGCACGTGAGCTGAGGCGGGCCGGCGCGCCCGCGGTGCTGCCCTTCGCGCTGGCGACGGTGGCCTGA
- a CDS encoding DUF305 domain-containing protein, whose amino-acid sequence MRRRTAAPAALALLAALTLGGCSDDAREPGADHRGHGSADAQTERADANEADVMFATMMIPHHEQAIEMSDLILAKDGIDPRVRALAEEIKQAQAPEIEQLRGWLADWDAPTADASHGGGHGAGMMDEQDMAALEDAEGDRASRLFLEQMIEHHEGAIDMARSEVADGRHPDAVGLAGSIVATQLLEIERMNDLLEQS is encoded by the coding sequence ATGAGACGACGTACTGCCGCGCCCGCGGCACTGGCCCTCCTCGCGGCGCTGACCCTCGGCGGCTGCTCGGACGATGCACGCGAGCCCGGAGCCGACCACCGCGGTCACGGCTCCGCGGACGCGCAGACCGAGAGAGCGGACGCCAACGAGGCGGACGTGATGTTCGCGACGATGATGATCCCGCACCACGAGCAGGCGATCGAGATGAGCGACCTGATCCTCGCCAAGGACGGGATCGACCCGCGGGTCCGCGCGCTGGCCGAGGAGATCAAGCAGGCCCAGGCCCCCGAGATCGAGCAGCTGCGCGGTTGGCTCGCGGACTGGGACGCCCCGACGGCCGACGCGTCGCACGGCGGTGGCCACGGCGCCGGGATGATGGACGAGCAGGACATGGCCGCGCTCGAGGACGCCGAGGGCGACCGCGCGTCGCGACTGTTCCTCGAGCAGATGATCGAGCACCACGAGGGCGCGATCGACATGGCGCGCAGCGAGGTCGCCGACGGTCGTCACCCGGACGCCGTGGGCCTGGCGGGCTCGATCGTCGCCACCCAGCTGCTGGAGATCGAGCGGATGAACGACCTCCTGGAGCAGTCGTGA